The Sphingomonas sp. LY54 genome includes a region encoding these proteins:
- a CDS encoding CarD family transcriptional regulator yields the protein MAAKALNFDVGDYVVYPKHGVGRVVELQSTDIAGMQLELYVLRFEKEKMTLRVPTNKAESVGMRKLSSDKTMQEALATLKGKPKVKRTMWSRRAQEYEAKINSGDLVSIAEVTRDLFRADDQPEQSYSERQIFEAASSRLARELAAMEHVDEPKALEKILEILNKAAAIYNKDKVVEK from the coding sequence ATGGCAGCGAAGGCGTTGAACTTCGACGTTGGCGATTACGTAGTTTACCCCAAGCACGGCGTTGGCCGTGTTGTCGAACTGCAGAGCACCGACATCGCCGGCATGCAGCTTGAACTCTACGTACTGCGTTTCGAGAAGGAAAAGATGACGCTGCGCGTTCCGACCAACAAGGCGGAAAGCGTCGGCATGCGCAAGCTTTCGTCCGACAAGACGATGCAGGAAGCGCTCGCCACCCTCAAGGGCAAGCCCAAGGTGAAGCGCACCATGTGGTCGCGTCGCGCCCAGGAATATGAAGCGAAGATCAATTCGGGCGACCTCGTGTCGATCGCCGAAGTGACGCGCGACCTGTTCCGCGCCGACGACCAGCCCGAGCAGAGCTACTCCGAGCGCCAGATCTTCGAAGCCGCTTCGAGCCGCCTCGCGCGCGAGCTGGCGGCGATGGAGCATGTCGACGAGCCCAAGGCGCTCGAGAAGATCCTCGAGATTCTCAACAAGGCGGCCGCCATCTACAACAAGGACAAGGTCGTCGAGAAGTAA
- a CDS encoding head GIN domain-containing protein, producing the protein MRTAMILASTIALAACGMVADARENGDAGPVTQRNFSVAGFDSVSLGGPHNVIVKVGPAASVRAEGPAGELDRLEVEVKDGDLKIRTKKGKWFGSSKGKPVTVYVTTPRLGSAAIGGSGDMKIDRVEGTRFAAAIGGSGDMDIASLKVDEASFSIGGSGAIRAAGSAAKTNVSIAGSGDIDISGVESRTASVSIAGSGDVKARASDTASVSIVGSGDVEMAGGAKCKVSKMGAGDVRCGA; encoded by the coding sequence ATGCGTACCGCAATGATTCTGGCTTCCACGATCGCTTTGGCGGCCTGCGGCATGGTCGCCGATGCGCGGGAGAATGGTGATGCCGGTCCGGTCACGCAGCGCAATTTCTCGGTCGCGGGCTTCGATTCCGTCTCGCTCGGCGGCCCGCACAACGTCATCGTCAAGGTCGGCCCCGCCGCCTCGGTGCGCGCGGAGGGCCCGGCCGGCGAGCTCGACCGGCTCGAGGTCGAGGTCAAGGACGGCGACCTCAAGATCCGCACCAAGAAGGGCAAATGGTTCGGCAGCTCGAAGGGCAAGCCCGTCACTGTCTACGTCACCACCCCCCGCCTCGGCAGCGCCGCGATCGGCGGCTCGGGCGACATGAAGATCGACCGCGTCGAGGGCACGCGGTTCGCGGCCGCGATCGGCGGCTCGGGCGACATGGACATAGCGTCGCTGAAGGTCGACGAGGCAAGCTTCTCGATCGGCGGCTCCGGCGCCATCCGCGCCGCGGGCAGCGCAGCCAAGACCAACGTGTCGATCGCCGGCTCGGGCGACATCGATATTTCCGGGGTCGAAAGCCGCACGGCATCGGTCTCGATCGCGGGCTCCGGCGACGTCAAGGCGCGGGCGAGCGACACGGCCAGCGTCTCGATCGTCGGTTCGGGTGACGTCGAGATGGCCGGCGGCGCCAAGTGCAAGGTCAGCAAGATGGGCGCCGGCGACGTGCGCTGCGGAGCCTGA
- a CDS encoding head GIN domain-containing protein: protein MIAAMNRIMPLFLACAAAAAPASAADRRFTVTDFDRVQVEGPFEVVLVTGKAPSAVATGDSQAALDRVSVDVQGRTLRVRANASAWGGYPGKSAGSARLTLSTHDVRAVTVAGSGMLDVNRVRAMRFDAALSGTGRLGIASMEADTLMVGLIGSGTIAMAGKAKALRATVQGAGNFEAPGLVVEDLDLNAATTGTIAVTARRTAKVTSQGVGEVQVLGKPACTIQQRGPGPVACGD, encoded by the coding sequence ATGATCGCAGCCATGAACCGGATCATGCCCCTTTTTCTCGCCTGCGCCGCCGCCGCCGCGCCAGCCTCGGCCGCCGACCGCCGCTTCACCGTCACCGATTTCGATCGCGTCCAGGTCGAAGGGCCGTTCGAGGTTGTGCTCGTCACCGGCAAGGCGCCGTCCGCGGTCGCGACCGGCGACAGCCAAGCCGCGCTCGACCGCGTTTCGGTCGATGTCCAGGGGCGCACCCTGCGCGTGCGCGCCAATGCCTCGGCCTGGGGAGGCTATCCCGGCAAAAGCGCTGGCAGCGCGCGCCTTACCCTCTCCACGCACGATGTGCGCGCCGTCACCGTCGCCGGCTCGGGCATGCTCGACGTGAACCGCGTCCGCGCGATGCGCTTCGATGCCGCTTTGTCCGGCACCGGCCGGCTCGGCATCGCTTCGATGGAGGCCGACACTTTGATGGTCGGCCTGATCGGCTCCGGCACGATCGCGATGGCCGGCAAGGCCAAGGCTCTGCGCGCCACCGTCCAGGGCGCGGGCAATTTCGAGGCCCCGGGCCTCGTCGTCGAGGATCTCGACCTCAACGCGGCCACTACCGGCACGATCGCTGTCACCGCGCGGCGCACCGCCAAGGTGACCTCGCAAGGCGTCGGCGAAGTCCAGGTGCTCGGCAAACCCGCCTGCACCATCCAACAGCGCGGCCCCGGCCCGGTCGCCTGCGGGGATTAG